In Acinetobacter pittii, one genomic interval encodes:
- a CDS encoding LysM peptidoglycan-binding domain-containing protein produces MKKVFDGMVQFHALGIKKHLLAFALFTGVAFGTVAEVYAASPNHNPPSLKSNAPHVYVVKRGDTLWDISGHFLSKPWRWPEIWANNQHVKNPHWIYPGDRLLLCSLEGRPLVGKDEGDGCVGIIRRYTGQMTNLQPQVRVESINNNIPVIPLEHIKQWLEHSTILPADAIEHTPYVVGTADQRVLAAKGQTIYARGQGLIDGQRYAIYREGEPYYFTDNKGKKHSLGIELQQVASGIAISSEKDITTLELTDSYDSEVRRGDRVMPEEEATLPTLFYPVDATQVSDAGKIIRVMGSIGTAAKNSVVTLDRGTTQGVQVGQVFDITQQGETIRDPKTKESIKLPGQQIGSLMVFRTFDQLSYAYVLESDLPIKVGSSIQPPRFND; encoded by the coding sequence ATGAAAAAGGTTTTTGACGGCATGGTTCAATTTCATGCTTTGGGGATAAAAAAGCATTTACTTGCTTTCGCACTTTTTACAGGGGTTGCATTCGGTACGGTAGCAGAGGTTTATGCTGCTAGTCCAAACCATAATCCACCCTCTCTTAAAAGTAATGCACCACATGTCTACGTAGTAAAACGGGGAGATACGCTCTGGGATATTTCCGGTCACTTTCTGAGTAAACCTTGGCGCTGGCCTGAAATTTGGGCAAATAATCAGCATGTCAAAAATCCGCATTGGATTTATCCTGGTGATCGACTACTGCTATGTAGTTTAGAGGGCCGGCCGTTGGTTGGAAAAGATGAGGGAGACGGTTGTGTCGGCATTATTCGCCGTTACACAGGCCAAATGACAAATTTACAACCTCAAGTTCGTGTAGAGTCAATTAACAATAACATCCCTGTTATTCCTCTTGAACATATCAAGCAGTGGTTAGAACACAGCACTATTCTGCCAGCTGACGCAATTGAACATACTCCTTATGTAGTAGGCACTGCCGATCAACGAGTACTTGCAGCAAAAGGTCAAACTATTTATGCACGCGGACAAGGTTTGATTGATGGTCAACGTTATGCCATCTACCGTGAAGGTGAACCTTATTATTTCACAGATAATAAAGGCAAAAAGCATAGTCTAGGTATTGAGTTACAACAAGTTGCCTCGGGGATTGCTATCTCTTCGGAAAAAGACATTACCACGCTTGAGTTAACTGACAGCTACGATTCTGAAGTACGTCGTGGTGATCGGGTTATGCCAGAAGAAGAGGCTACATTGCCTACTTTATTTTATCCAGTGGACGCTACTCAAGTATCTGATGCCGGCAAAATCATTCGTGTAATGGGATCAATTGGCACTGCTGCCAAAAATAGTGTTGTGACTTTGGACCGCGGTACAACTCAAGGTGTTCAAGTAGGCCAAGTTTTTGATATTACGCAGCAAGGTGAAACCATCCGAGACCCTAAAACCAAGGAATCAATAAAGTTACCTGGTCAACAAATTGGTAGCCTAATGGTTTTTAGAACCTTTGATCAGTTGAGTTATGCCTACGTATTAGAAAGTGATTTACCAATTAAAGTTGGTTCAAGCATTCAGCCGCCTCGCTTTAATGATTAA
- the nepI gene encoding MFS transporter produces the protein MDQSSISKARPTTSTQGSWFAILAVSIAAFALVTSEFLPVGVLNSVATDLNISVGTAGLIITVPGIMAAIAAPLLPVSVKQLDRRYVLILLTAIMVIANTITAFAENFHVLLLSRLILGISIGGFWATAIALSGKLAPSHLPIAKATAVVMAGVTFATVLGVPIGTWLSEFYGWRSAFGITAGIGLIVLILQLIFLPKLVPDSAIHLKDLPALLRTPKARSGMLIVLLIGLAHFCAYSYLAPFFKNVAGFNGTTISSLLLLYGIAGIFGNAFAGYSGNLNVRYTLAFVGTCFAIVFFGFPLFAVHEFGAIVLTALWGFAFGAFPTSANIWMFVHAPNAVEKGMPLFVGMFQVMIATGSLLGGYVVDHFNENTLIYGVLSFVALALLSTFTLAKGLNNPKATCEN, from the coding sequence ATGGACCAATCTTCTATTTCTAAAGCGCGACCCACGACCTCCACTCAAGGGAGCTGGTTTGCTATTTTGGCCGTTTCTATTGCTGCATTTGCATTAGTAACAAGTGAATTTTTACCTGTTGGTGTTTTAAATAGTGTCGCAACTGATTTAAATATTTCTGTAGGTACAGCAGGCCTGATTATTACTGTACCCGGCATTATGGCAGCAATTGCGGCACCTCTATTGCCTGTATCCGTAAAACAACTTGATCGGCGTTATGTACTTATCTTGCTGACAGCCATTATGGTGATTGCCAATACCATTACCGCCTTTGCTGAAAATTTTCATGTTTTATTGTTGAGCCGTTTAATTTTAGGTATTTCAATTGGTGGTTTCTGGGCGACAGCAATTGCTTTAAGTGGAAAATTAGCTCCTTCACATCTTCCTATTGCTAAAGCAACTGCGGTCGTGATGGCAGGTGTAACTTTTGCTACAGTTTTAGGTGTACCTATTGGAACATGGCTAAGTGAATTTTATGGCTGGCGTAGTGCTTTTGGAATTACAGCAGGTATTGGCTTAATTGTTTTAATCTTACAATTAATCTTTTTACCTAAACTTGTACCGGACTCGGCAATTCACCTGAAAGACTTACCAGCACTATTACGTACTCCCAAAGCACGTAGTGGTATGTTAATTGTCTTACTGATTGGACTTGCTCATTTCTGTGCCTATAGCTATTTAGCCCCTTTCTTTAAGAATGTTGCCGGTTTTAATGGCACAACCATTAGTTCATTATTATTGCTCTATGGAATTGCAGGTATTTTCGGAAATGCTTTTGCTGGATATAGTGGCAATCTAAATGTCCGTTATACATTAGCTTTTGTCGGTACATGCTTTGCAATCGTATTTTTTGGATTCCCTCTTTTTGCTGTCCATGAGTTTGGTGCTATTGTCTTAACAGCTTTATGGGGATTCGCATTTGGCGCTTTTCCTACCTCTGCCAATATCTGGATGTTTGTACATGCACCAAATGCAGTTGAAAAAGGTATGCCTCTTTTTGTTGGTATGTTTCAGGTAATGATTGCGACAGGTTCTTTATTAGGTGGCTATGTAGTTGATCATTTCAATGAAAATACTTTAATTTATGGAGTATTAAGCTTCGTTGCCTTAGCATTACTAAGTACATTCACCTTAGCAAAAGGCTTAAATAATCCTAAAGCGACTTGTGAAAATTAA
- the yrdC gene encoding L-threonylcarbamoyladenylate synthase, whose amino-acid sequence MITTSVTEAAECLQQGQVLAYPTEAVWGLGCDPFNEQAFQKILELKQRPIEKGVILLAGHISQVEHLLTSLPQTTQQEIIDCWTNHQPSERATTWLLPAGEHIPSWIKGKHPLVAVRVTTHPLCVALCNAFHGFIVSTSANPSGQEPAHSLQDACQYFGSQLNYLNGDLGQSQQPSRIINALTGEIIRA is encoded by the coding sequence ATGATTACCACCTCAGTTACCGAAGCAGCCGAATGTTTACAACAAGGTCAAGTTTTGGCATATCCAACTGAGGCAGTTTGGGGGCTAGGTTGCGACCCTTTTAATGAGCAAGCTTTTCAAAAGATTCTTGAGCTCAAGCAAAGGCCTATTGAAAAAGGCGTAATTCTATTAGCAGGCCATATCAGCCAAGTTGAGCACTTGCTCACTTCGCTCCCTCAAACAACCCAGCAAGAAATTATTGATTGTTGGACAAATCATCAACCTTCAGAAAGAGCGACAACTTGGCTATTACCTGCTGGTGAACATATTCCTTCATGGATTAAAGGTAAACATCCGCTTGTTGCTGTTCGAGTCACCACTCATCCTTTATGTGTAGCATTATGCAATGCTTTTCATGGATTTATTGTCTCGACGAGTGCTAACCCAAGTGGGCAAGAACCTGCTCACTCACTACAAGATGCCTGCCAATACTTTGGTTCACAATTAAACTATCTCAATGGTGACTTAGGCCAAAGTCAGCAACCAAGTAGAATTATTAATGCCCTTACTGGAGAGATTATTCGCGCCTAA
- the cysK gene encoding cysteine synthase A: MSTDQQFPTPNNLGIAVYSNNAEAIGNTPLVRINRLIKTSATVLAKVESRNPAFSVKCRIGAALIADAEKRGVLKDGMHIVEPTSGNTGIALAFVAAAKGYPITLTMPASMSLERRKVLKALGANLVLTEPAKGMKGAVDEAVRLATEQPDVYFLPQQFENPANPQIHVDTTGPEIWQATGGQVDILVAGVGTGGTITGISRYFEQVQNKPLYSVAVEPAESPIITQTKNGENITPAPHKIQGIGANFIPKNLDLNLVDEVLPVSSEEAIQWARNCATQEGILVGISSGAALAAAAKIAERPENAGKTIVVILPDSGERYLSSVLFEGLFDE, from the coding sequence ATGTCTACCGATCAGCAATTCCCCACACCCAATAATTTAGGTATCGCAGTTTATTCAAATAATGCAGAAGCTATTGGTAATACGCCTTTAGTCCGCATTAACCGTTTGATTAAAACGAGCGCAACTGTATTAGCGAAAGTAGAGAGTCGTAATCCTGCCTTTTCTGTGAAATGCCGTATTGGAGCAGCATTAATTGCGGATGCAGAAAAACGTGGTGTATTAAAAGACGGTATGCATATTGTTGAGCCAACCAGTGGTAATACAGGGATTGCATTGGCTTTTGTTGCCGCAGCGAAGGGTTATCCAATTACTTTGACTATGCCAGCCAGCATGAGTCTTGAACGTAGAAAAGTATTAAAAGCTTTAGGCGCTAATTTGGTTTTAACTGAACCAGCGAAAGGGATGAAAGGTGCAGTTGATGAAGCTGTACGATTAGCAACTGAACAGCCAGATGTTTATTTCTTACCTCAACAATTCGAAAACCCCGCCAATCCACAAATTCATGTAGATACAACTGGCCCAGAAATTTGGCAAGCAACAGGTGGGCAAGTTGATATCTTAGTTGCTGGCGTAGGTACTGGCGGTACGATTACGGGTATTTCTCGTTATTTTGAACAAGTCCAAAATAAGCCACTATACTCCGTAGCTGTTGAACCTGCCGAGTCTCCAATTATTACTCAAACCAAAAATGGAGAGAATATCACTCCTGCACCTCATAAAATTCAGGGGATTGGTGCGAACTTTATTCCAAAAAACCTTGATTTAAATCTGGTTGATGAAGTCTTACCAGTGAGTAGTGAGGAAGCAATTCAATGGGCGAGAAACTGTGCAACTCAAGAAGGTATTTTGGTAGGTATCTCAAGTGGAGCTGCCTTGGCTGCTGCTGCTAAAATTGCAGAGCGTCCTGAGAATGCTGGTAAAACAATAGTCGTTATTCTTCCTGATAGCGGGGAGCGTTATTTATCTTCTGTTTTATTTGAAGGTTTATTTGACGAATAA
- the oprC gene encoding TonB-dependent copper receptor, translating to MPHSKFLLQPLWVAMLAASHSGLVFADSEKNDVDTNALHSLAPIVVTAQQGNDANGPIVHADPKQPIQPVPATDGADYLQSIMGFNSIQSGGTNGDVTFRGMFGSRIKILTDGTENLGACPNRMDAPTSYISPESYDRISVIKGPQTVQYANTGSAATVLFERQPEKLTSEKPYRGQASVLLGSYGRIDHNVEAALGDEKKYIRLNANRSESNSYQDGDGNTVPSAWKKWNADIALGFTPDENTWVELTGGKSDGESLYAGRSMDGSQFARESLGLRFEKKNITNVIKKIEGQVNYSYNDHVMDNFSLREFNPKDGMSDPMASNVARRTLNARLAMTNEWNQWSFISGVDTQNNKHSSRSSIGSNYLNQPRVTDMIFQSYGAFGELGYQWNDLNKLVTGVRLDRVTVEDERADSQAKGFNTKLEKTLPSAFVRWENQHPEHDLKSYIGLGYVEHMPDYWELFSPKHGNAGSTNTFNGVNPEKTLQLDMGFQQQHGALNTWASAYAGLVDDYILMSYHHHPSMGMGGHDMSHDITAGAKNVDATIAGAEAGIGYQFTDNIQADLSAMYAWGKNTTDDKPLPQISPLEGRLNIRYVADKYNLGLLWRAVAEQNRVSLHQGNIVGYDLKPSKGFSTLSLNGSYNLRKDIDVSVGIDNVLDKTYTEHLNKAGSAGFGFASEEQFNNTGRNYWVRMSMKF from the coding sequence ATGCCACATTCTAAATTCTTATTACAACCGTTATGGGTTGCGATGCTTGCTGCCTCTCATTCGGGTCTAGTTTTTGCTGATTCAGAAAAAAATGATGTTGATACCAATGCTCTTCATTCATTGGCACCCATCGTTGTTACCGCACAACAAGGCAACGATGCAAATGGTCCGATCGTACATGCAGATCCAAAGCAACCGATTCAGCCCGTACCTGCTACCGATGGAGCAGACTATCTGCAAAGTATTATGGGATTTAACTCGATACAAAGCGGTGGAACAAATGGTGATGTGACATTCCGAGGTATGTTTGGTTCACGCATCAAAATTTTGACTGATGGAACTGAAAACTTGGGTGCATGTCCAAACCGTATGGATGCTCCAACTTCTTATATCTCTCCAGAAAGTTATGATCGCATTTCTGTGATTAAAGGCCCACAAACAGTCCAATATGCCAATACAGGTTCGGCAGCTACGGTACTTTTTGAACGTCAACCTGAGAAACTCACCTCTGAAAAACCTTATCGTGGGCAAGCGAGTGTCTTACTAGGTTCATATGGACGTATTGACCATAATGTTGAAGCGGCATTGGGGGATGAGAAAAAATATATCCGTTTAAATGCCAACCGTTCAGAATCCAATAGTTATCAAGATGGTGACGGCAATACCGTGCCCTCAGCATGGAAAAAGTGGAATGCAGATATAGCGCTTGGCTTTACTCCAGATGAAAACACATGGGTCGAACTCACTGGTGGAAAATCTGATGGTGAGTCACTTTATGCAGGACGTTCAATGGACGGTTCTCAGTTTGCGCGCGAAAGCTTAGGTCTACGGTTCGAAAAGAAAAATATCACTAATGTCATTAAGAAAATTGAAGGGCAAGTGAACTACAGCTATAACGACCACGTCATGGATAATTTCAGCTTACGTGAGTTTAATCCCAAAGATGGTATGTCCGATCCAATGGCATCAAATGTTGCACGCCGTACATTAAACGCACGTTTAGCGATGACTAATGAGTGGAATCAATGGAGCTTTATATCGGGTGTAGATACTCAAAATAATAAACACAGCTCACGCAGTAGTATAGGGAGTAATTACCTCAACCAGCCCCGCGTAACGGATATGATCTTTCAATCATACGGTGCTTTTGGTGAACTGGGTTATCAATGGAACGATCTCAACAAACTAGTTACAGGTGTGCGTTTAGATCGAGTCACAGTTGAAGATGAACGTGCCGATTCTCAAGCAAAAGGCTTCAATACTAAACTTGAAAAGACTTTACCAAGCGCATTTGTACGCTGGGAAAACCAACATCCTGAGCATGACCTAAAAAGCTATATCGGTTTAGGTTATGTAGAGCATATGCCCGATTATTGGGAGCTTTTCTCGCCTAAACATGGGAATGCTGGCTCAACCAATACCTTTAACGGTGTAAATCCTGAGAAAACATTACAGTTAGATATGGGCTTCCAGCAGCAACATGGTGCTTTAAATACATGGGCTTCTGCTTATGCAGGCTTAGTAGATGACTACATTTTGATGAGTTACCACCATCATCCAAGTATGGGAATGGGTGGACATGATATGAGTCATGATATTACTGCAGGGGCCAAAAACGTCGATGCAACCATCGCAGGAGCGGAAGCTGGTATTGGATATCAATTTACCGACAATATTCAGGCAGATTTGAGTGCGATGTATGCATGGGGTAAAAACACCACTGATGACAAACCACTACCACAAATTTCACCATTAGAAGGCCGCTTAAATATTCGCTATGTAGCTGACAAATATAACTTGGGTCTGTTGTGGCGAGCTGTTGCTGAGCAAAACCGTGTGAGCCTACATCAAGGTAATATCGTGGGTTATGATCTGAAACCAAGTAAAGGCTTTTCAACTCTTTCTTTAAATGGAAGCTACAACCTTCGTAAAGATATCGATGTCTCTGTTGGTATCGACAACGTATTAGATAAAACCTACACCGAACACTTAAACAAAGCGGGGAGTGCGGGCTTTGGATTTGCGAGTGAAGAGCAGTTCAATAATACCGGAAGAAATTACTGGGTTCGTATGAGCATGAAGTTTTAA
- the dprA gene encoding DNA-processing protein DprA, translated as MLTQLSSHHYHTLKVWYLVQHSLVSFKKIIDYFGHCEKAVQPNGLAQWSNLGLHANHLKRVDEFQTAQGQAQFEKLVQQIHQHTDFILTADDSGYPTQLLPYTDHPPIIFGKGQAQALLQPQIAIVGSRKPSPHGRQVAYDFAYYLSEKGFYVSSGLAYGIDEAAHQGAAAHQRTIAVTGTGLDSTYPAQNKKLAEQILAQNGAIITEFLPGTPPLQQHFPRRNRIVSGLSLGVLVVEATLKSGSLITANKAAEQGKTVFAIPGHIYSEFHQGCHQLIREGAILVDHPEQIIEDLALPTQWQSQQQNSTKEEIVSCAPEIPEHLIGLYQSLDWVGQDIDQLVLHHSQPVAELTSSLMELELLGLCMQQSGLYLRCRS; from the coding sequence ATGCTTACTCAACTTTCTTCACACCATTACCACACGCTTAAAGTGTGGTATTTGGTGCAGCACTCTTTAGTTAGTTTTAAAAAAATTATTGATTATTTTGGTCACTGTGAAAAAGCAGTCCAGCCAAATGGATTAGCACAGTGGTCTAATCTTGGTTTACACGCCAATCATTTAAAACGCGTAGATGAATTTCAAACCGCTCAAGGTCAAGCTCAGTTTGAAAAACTGGTTCAACAGATTCATCAACATACTGACTTTATTTTAACGGCAGATGACTCAGGCTATCCCACTCAATTACTACCTTATACTGATCACCCCCCTATCATTTTTGGAAAAGGCCAAGCGCAAGCTTTGTTGCAACCACAAATTGCGATTGTCGGTAGTCGAAAACCAAGCCCACATGGCCGTCAGGTTGCTTATGATTTTGCCTACTACTTAAGTGAAAAAGGATTTTATGTAAGTAGTGGCTTGGCATATGGGATTGACGAAGCTGCTCATCAAGGAGCTGCCGCACATCAACGTACCATTGCCGTGACAGGAACAGGTTTAGATAGTACCTACCCTGCTCAAAATAAAAAACTTGCCGAACAGATCTTGGCTCAAAACGGCGCCATTATTACTGAGTTTTTACCTGGGACCCCACCCTTACAGCAGCATTTTCCCCGTCGAAACCGAATTGTCAGTGGTTTAAGTTTAGGCGTGTTAGTGGTAGAGGCTACATTAAAAAGTGGTTCTCTCATTACTGCGAACAAAGCAGCCGAACAAGGTAAAACCGTATTTGCTATTCCTGGTCATATTTACAGTGAATTTCATCAAGGTTGTCATCAACTCATTCGTGAAGGAGCAATTTTAGTTGATCATCCTGAGCAGATTATTGAAGACCTTGCGTTACCCACCCAATGGCAAAGTCAGCAACAGAACTCAACTAAGGAAGAAATAGTTTCTTGCGCCCCAGAAATTCCTGAGCATTTAATTGGCCTTTATCAGTCTTTAGACTGGGTTGGACAAGATATTGACCAGCTTGTTTTGCATCACTCTCAACCTGTGGCAGAACTCACCTCTTCACTGATGGAACTAGAACTACTCGGTTTATGTATGCAACAATCAGGGTTGTATTTACGTTGTCGTTCTTAG
- the def gene encoding peptide deformylase — protein MALLPILSFPDPRLRTIAKPVEEVTDEIRQLAADMFETMYAAPGIGLAASQVDRHIQLIVMDLSESKDDPMVFINPKITPLTEDTQQYEEGCLSVPQIYDKVERPSRVKIEAINLEGQAFEIEADGLLAVCIQHEMDHLNGKLFVDYLSPLKRQRAREKVEKVVRQREREKVAVKR, from the coding sequence ATGGCCTTATTACCTATTTTAAGTTTTCCTGATCCCCGTCTTCGTACCATTGCTAAGCCTGTTGAAGAAGTTACTGATGAAATTCGTCAACTTGCAGCAGATATGTTTGAAACCATGTATGCTGCACCTGGTATTGGTTTGGCAGCTTCACAGGTCGATCGTCATATTCAGCTTATCGTCATGGATTTGTCTGAATCTAAAGATGACCCTATGGTTTTCATTAACCCCAAAATTACTCCACTGACAGAAGATACGCAGCAGTACGAAGAAGGCTGCCTATCGGTGCCACAAATATACGACAAAGTTGAGCGCCCGTCACGTGTGAAAATTGAGGCAATTAACCTTGAAGGTCAAGCATTTGAGATAGAAGCTGATGGACTTCTCGCTGTTTGTATCCAACATGAAATGGATCACTTAAATGGCAAATTATTTGTGGATTATTTGTCGCCACTTAAACGTCAGCGTGCACGAGAAAAAGTTGAAAAAGTTGTTCGTCAACGTGAGCGTGAAAAAGTTGCAGTAAAACGTTAA
- the yeaM gene encoding AraC family transcriptional regulator → MKNEDQAFSLLNSIEVHEFLYQKEDIVRPHASLWGDFNFSLNGILEMQVEEQIYLSPPSYGLWIPPQTVHQSTHIDHEIHYICIRLHPSLCSILGNVCKCFSIQPFFRTLVLQILEQQKQTEKPEYLEHLLQVLFDQLKQAPAYSHYLPQTRHPVLLPILEKLSDPLLFNHSLQQLLQNFSVSDRHLLRLSQQELQLSLSEWRNRAKIVYAIHQIRQGTPIKRLAYDLGYQHSSSFIEFFKRYTGQTPIQIRNN, encoded by the coding sequence ATGAAAAATGAGGACCAAGCATTTTCTTTATTGAACAGTATAGAAGTTCATGAATTTCTATACCAAAAAGAAGATATTGTTCGTCCTCATGCATCTCTCTGGGGAGATTTTAATTTCAGTTTGAATGGCATTTTGGAAATGCAAGTAGAGGAACAAATCTACTTATCTCCTCCAAGCTATGGGCTTTGGATTCCTCCTCAAACAGTTCATCAATCTACTCATATCGACCATGAAATTCATTATATCTGTATTCGACTACATCCTAGCCTCTGTTCTATTTTAGGTAACGTCTGTAAATGTTTTAGTATTCAGCCTTTCTTTCGAACCTTAGTTTTACAGATTTTAGAACAGCAAAAACAAACCGAAAAACCTGAATATTTAGAACATCTTTTACAAGTTTTATTCGATCAACTTAAACAAGCCCCTGCATATTCACATTATTTACCGCAAACGCGTCATCCTGTTTTATTGCCTATTCTAGAAAAACTTTCAGATCCTTTACTTTTTAATCACTCTTTACAGCAGTTGCTTCAGAACTTTTCAGTAAGTGATCGTCACTTATTACGTTTGAGTCAACAAGAGCTTCAGCTTTCGTTGTCCGAATGGAGAAATCGGGCCAAAATTGTTTATGCCATTCATCAGATTCGCCAAGGAACGCCTATCAAGCGTTTAGCATACGATTTAGGTTATCAACATAGCTCAAGTTTTATTGAGTTTTTTAAACGTTACACTGGGCAAACGCCTATCCAAATCAGAAATAACTAG
- a CDS encoding TetR/AcrR family transcriptional regulator, which yields MIFMTNRHETDLVVTEETLKKKRGRPKCFNEQEVLQKAMLLFWEHGYEATSISDLTQALEITAPSLYSTFGDKAGLFYKSIDYYLAHEACPIETIFLEAKTAKIAFELYLYDNVKRLIQPNKPAGCMLVVAAMNCSDATQDVQQNLLDKRIKTKEKLLKRLQQGVEQGDLSANAPLQEMTDFYATVIQGLTIQARDGASTEQLHKVVEHAMKAWTLF from the coding sequence GTGATCTTTATGACAAATAGGCATGAAACAGACCTTGTTGTTACTGAGGAAACGCTAAAAAAGAAGCGTGGGCGTCCTAAATGCTTTAATGAGCAAGAGGTTTTGCAAAAAGCAATGTTGCTCTTTTGGGAGCATGGCTATGAAGCAACATCTATTAGTGACTTAACGCAAGCTTTAGAAATTACAGCACCGAGTTTATATAGTACCTTTGGGGATAAGGCAGGGCTGTTTTATAAAAGTATTGATTACTATTTGGCTCATGAAGCATGCCCCATAGAAACCATTTTTTTAGAAGCAAAAACGGCAAAAATCGCTTTTGAGTTATATCTTTATGACAATGTAAAACGCTTAATTCAACCGAATAAGCCCGCAGGTTGTATGTTGGTGGTTGCTGCCATGAATTGTTCTGATGCCACTCAAGATGTGCAGCAAAACCTATTGGATAAACGCATAAAGACCAAAGAAAAATTATTAAAACGTCTTCAACAAGGTGTCGAGCAGGGTGATTTATCTGCCAATGCTCCTCTGCAAGAAATGACAGATTTTTATGCTACAGTCATTCAAGGCCTTACTATACAGGCCAGAGACGGCGCGAGTACTGAGCAATTGCATAAAGTTGTAGAGCATGCCATGAAAGCTTGGACATTATTTTAA
- a CDS encoding DMT family transporter, which yields MSQVMKYHKWAFIFPILAVLIWSLNIVVTRYVSDYISPVSISFYRWLIAFIILTPFMLLPVWRQRQLVKPYLPKLAVLSAFGMVLYQGLAYTAAHYTSATNMGIVNAFIPIFTIFVSLAILKDVPNRFAVFGSILSFAGLLYVMSQGNINKLLSGGGHLGDALMIIAVFFYAFYGVFLKKWQLPLPIMTSLYVQIGFSVIFHIPLILWFGLDALNVENAPSAIYAGVFASLIAPLVWMLAVQQLGPNRTSIFMNLVPVFTAVIASVWLSEQWTIYHTLGGIVILIGIIMAQKKVSPKKSELIQEQN from the coding sequence ATGAGTCAGGTCATGAAATATCACAAATGGGCATTTATTTTTCCCATTTTGGCAGTACTGATTTGGTCTTTAAATATTGTAGTCACCCGCTATGTTTCGGATTATATCTCGCCAGTAAGTATTAGTTTCTATCGGTGGTTAATCGCTTTTATTATTTTAACTCCATTTATGTTGTTACCTGTTTGGAGACAAAGGCAACTGGTAAAACCATATTTACCTAAGCTTGCTGTGCTAAGTGCATTTGGGATGGTACTTTATCAAGGTTTAGCTTATACGGCTGCCCATTATACCAGTGCAACCAATATGGGAATTGTGAATGCATTTATTCCTATCTTTACGATCTTTGTTTCGCTTGCCATTTTAAAAGATGTGCCTAACCGCTTTGCAGTTTTTGGCAGTATTTTGTCTTTTGCAGGCTTGCTATATGTCATGTCCCAAGGAAATATTAATAAGTTATTAAGTGGGGGCGGGCATCTTGGTGATGCGTTAATGATTATTGCCGTATTCTTCTATGCATTTTATGGGGTTTTCCTGAAAAAATGGCAGTTACCTCTACCAATTATGACAAGCTTATATGTTCAGATTGGATTTTCTGTAATATTTCATATTCCTTTAATTCTTTGGTTTGGACTTGATGCTTTAAATGTAGAAAATGCACCAAGCGCTATTTATGCGGGCGTATTTGCTTCACTCATCGCGCCGTTAGTTTGGATGTTAGCTGTTCAACAGCTTGGTCCTAATAGAACAAGTATTTTTATGAACTTGGTTCCTGTTTTTACAGCAGTTATTGCAAGCGTCTGGTTATCTGAACAGTGGACCATTTATCATACGCTAGGTGGGATTGTTATCTTAATTGGTATTATCATGGCTCAAAAGAAGGTCAGTCCTAAAAAGAGTGAATTAATCCAAGAGCAAAACTAA
- a CDS encoding DUF2946 family protein encodes MVFRSGLLLACAAVFLQIAVFLQPLLPKQYQIAPVCETITLALLKPKAQTEIMSHTMHSHHEHHIEQAQTSGQHDHHDANHQCQYCTVYANLVLPPEFGVKEVLVRIQVRLVAYQQAFRHVYFALQRLFLLPQGRAPPLFA; translated from the coding sequence TTGGTTTTTCGTAGTGGGTTACTGCTTGCATGTGCAGCAGTATTTTTACAGATTGCGGTGTTTCTACAGCCGCTATTACCGAAGCAATATCAAATTGCTCCGGTCTGTGAAACTATTACCCTTGCTTTGCTTAAACCCAAAGCACAGACGGAAATCATGTCACATACCATGCATTCGCATCATGAGCATCATATTGAACAAGCACAAACCTCTGGACAACATGATCATCATGATGCAAATCACCAGTGTCAGTATTGTACCGTCTATGCCAATTTGGTTTTACCACCTGAATTTGGTGTAAAAGAAGTTTTAGTCCGCATACAAGTCCGCTTAGTCGCCTATCAACAAGCATTTCGACATGTTTACTTTGCGCTACAGCGACTTTTTCTACTCCCGCAAGGGCGCGCACCGCCTCTATTTGCATAA